One genomic window of Parabacteroides pacaensis includes the following:
- a CDS encoding NADH:flavin oxidoreductase, producing MKESILFTPGKIGPLTIRNRTIRAAAFESMCPGNAPSDMLYNYHRSVAAGGIGMTTLAYAAVDRSGLSFERQLWMRPEIIPALRNITDAIHAEGAAASIQLGHCGNMSHKSICGCLPISASGGFNLYSPTFVRGMKKPEIKEMAKMFGKAVVLAREAGMDAVEIHAGHGYLISQFLSPYTNHRKDEYGGSLENRMRFMKMCLDEVMKAAGPDMAVLVKMNMRDGCKKGMDIDESLQVARTLQDECGAHALILSGGLVSCTPMYVMRGTMPIRTMTYYMDKLWLALGVRLAGRWMIPSVPFEEAYFLEDAKRFRETLSLPLVYVGGLVSRNKIEEVLNEGFEFVSMARALVNDPAFVNKLKTGEKSRCDCGHSNYCIARMYTLEMACHKQMHGLPSCVRKEIEKLAYK from the coding sequence ATGAAAGAATCTATCCTTTTCACCCCCGGTAAAATTGGCCCGCTCACCATAAGAAACCGTACCATCCGCGCCGCAGCTTTTGAAAGCATGTGTCCGGGAAATGCCCCTTCGGACATGTTATACAACTATCATCGATCGGTAGCTGCCGGAGGAATCGGGATGACTACTTTAGCCTATGCAGCCGTAGACCGCAGCGGACTGTCTTTTGAACGGCAACTATGGATGCGTCCGGAAATTATACCCGCCTTACGCAACATAACCGATGCCATTCACGCCGAAGGAGCTGCCGCGTCCATCCAGTTAGGGCACTGCGGAAACATGTCCCACAAAAGCATCTGCGGATGCCTGCCCATTTCGGCTTCCGGCGGATTCAACCTCTACTCTCCCACCTTCGTAAGGGGAATGAAGAAACCGGAAATCAAAGAAATGGCAAAAATGTTCGGCAAGGCTGTCGTTTTAGCGCGTGAAGCAGGAATGGATGCCGTAGAAATCCATGCCGGACACGGGTACTTGATCAGCCAGTTCCTCTCTCCTTACACGAATCATAGAAAAGATGAATACGGAGGCTCGTTGGAAAACAGGATGCGATTTATGAAAATGTGCCTGGACGAAGTGATGAAAGCTGCCGGCCCGGATATGGCGGTGCTGGTAAAAATGAATATGCGCGACGGCTGTAAGAAAGGAATGGATATCGACGAGTCTCTCCAGGTAGCACGCACCTTACAAGACGAATGCGGAGCCCATGCCTTGATATTAAGCGGCGGATTGGTAAGTTGTACCCCTATGTACGTAATGCGCGGAACCATGCCGATCCGTACCATGACCTATTATATGGATAAACTTTGGCTTGCCCTGGGAGTGAGGCTGGCAGGCCGGTGGATGATTCCTTCCGTCCCATTTGAAGAAGCCTACTTTTTAGAAGATGCGAAAAGATTCCGGGAAACACTCTCCCTCCCGCTGGTATATGTAGGAGGCCTGGTATCCAGGAATAAAATAGAAGAAGTATTAAACGAAGGATTTGAATTCGTAAGCATGGCGCGTGCCTTGGTAAACGATCCCGCTTTTGTTAACAAACTAAAGACCGGCGAAAAAAGCCGGTGCGATTGCGGGCACAGTAATTATTGCATTGCCAGGATGTACACCTTGGAAATGGCTTGCCACAAACAAATGCACGGTTTGCCCTCCTGCGTGCGAAAAGAAATAGAGAAATTAGCATATAAATAA
- a CDS encoding DNA-binding domain-containing protein, which yields MAEEKLILTVDLYDNALTEAPGDYVGRVRITGTVYNRDIAARIVAQRTEYRPETIENILNIADQEKALALAQGRSVIDGVGQLMAQAKGSFDGEKAPFNPAKHSLTVSYTMGKVVRETLKKVEVQTYPASTGPVINSVLDSFTGKTNEVLTPAQPLVLNGSNIRVLGESAEIGVYFTPSPSGEPVKSPLIVHNYPSQLTVMIPPALSDGQYTVSVCTQVSSNSQMVKKPRTYTYPVVLTVGSGEGGDDIL from the coding sequence ATGGCAGAAGAAAAATTGATTCTCACCGTCGACTTGTACGACAACGCCCTTACGGAAGCTCCGGGCGATTATGTAGGTCGCGTCCGTATTACCGGTACAGTGTACAACCGGGACATAGCCGCCCGCATAGTAGCCCAACGTACCGAATACCGGCCGGAAACCATCGAAAACATCTTGAACATTGCCGACCAGGAAAAGGCTCTAGCCCTTGCCCAGGGTCGTAGTGTGATAGACGGTGTAGGACAGCTCATGGCACAGGCCAAGGGGTCTTTCGACGGGGAAAAGGCCCCCTTCAATCCGGCAAAACACAGCCTTACCGTGTCGTACACCATGGGAAAAGTAGTGCGGGAAACACTTAAAAAAGTGGAAGTACAGACTTATCCCGCTTCTACCGGGCCGGTAATCAACTCTGTGCTCGACTCGTTTACCGGAAAGACAAACGAAGTACTTACTCCTGCGCAACCCTTGGTACTGAATGGCAGCAATATCCGCGTACTGGGTGAATCGGCCGAAATAGGCGTATATTTTACTCCTTCTCCTTCGGGCGAACCGGTAAAATCACCCCTTATCGTGCATAACTACCCCTCTCAACTTACCGTTATGATCCCCCCGGCATTGTCCGACGGACAGTATACCGTAAGTGTTTGCACACAAGTATCGAGCAATAGCCAGATGGTAAAAAAGCCCCGTACTTACACCTATCCTGTAGTACTTACCGTAGGTAGTGGAGAAGGAGGAGACGATATTCTTTAA
- a CDS encoding SymE family type I addiction module toxin: MRNAKPTSPGKENEIKTRQLRCLYSRRSTRQRRLPSILLDGVWLKNAGFEAGDWAHIVVMDGVLVIRCEKNESSPEE; encoded by the coding sequence ATGAGAAATGCGAAACCAACTAGTCCGGGAAAAGAAAATGAGATTAAAACCCGTCAGTTACGTTGCCTGTATTCGCGCCGTTCTACCAGGCAGCGGAGGTTGCCTTCCATCCTGCTAGACGGTGTATGGTTGAAGAATGCCGGGTTTGAGGCAGGAGATTGGGCACATATTGTGGTGATGGACGGCGTGTTAGTGATTCGTTGCGAAAAAAACGAGTCGAGCCCGGAGGAATGA
- a CDS encoding NAD(P)/FAD-dependent oxidoreductase, with protein MREISNIPDKGRKKRIVIIGGGFAGLKVARKLNTHRFQVVLLDKNNYHLFQPLLYQVATSGIGPSSISFPFRKVFRKKKNFHIRLCTAERVLPEKNIVETSIGCIDYDYLIIATGCETNYFGNSDLAYRTMALKTTPEALYNRNRVLESFEKALNSPRFEDRKRLMTFVIVGAGATGIELAGSMAEARKFVLHRDYPDLDINLMRIILIDAGPRVLSAFSEKSSEDVQKHLEKLHVEILLNSTVKSYYNNILTLEDGTEITTANVFWVAGVKANSLLGFKETDYGRGNRLKVDEFNRVINYKNIFALGDTALMSTADYPNGHPQVVQPAIQQASHLVKNIQNMEKGKFLEPFKYHNKGSMATIGRNAAVLEIKNFRMSGFFAWVIWLFIHLMSILGVKNKLIVMLDWTWSYFTYDQSLRLLFKVQNRRQR; from the coding sequence ATGAGAGAGATAAGCAATATTCCTGATAAAGGAAGGAAAAAACGCATTGTAATTATAGGAGGCGGATTTGCAGGGTTGAAAGTGGCGAGAAAACTTAATACTCATCGTTTTCAGGTAGTATTATTAGATAAAAACAATTATCACCTTTTTCAACCGTTACTTTACCAGGTAGCAACTTCCGGCATCGGACCGAGTTCTATTTCTTTTCCTTTCAGAAAAGTATTCAGGAAGAAAAAGAATTTTCATATCCGCTTATGTACCGCAGAACGTGTGCTTCCTGAAAAAAACATAGTAGAGACTTCCATCGGATGTATCGATTACGATTATCTGATTATTGCTACCGGCTGTGAAACAAACTATTTCGGCAACTCCGACCTGGCTTACCGGACTATGGCATTGAAAACCACCCCGGAGGCTCTATACAATAGGAACCGGGTTCTGGAAAGTTTCGAAAAAGCACTAAACAGCCCCCGGTTCGAAGATAGGAAAAGGCTGATGACTTTTGTGATTGTAGGGGCGGGAGCTACGGGTATAGAACTAGCCGGTTCTATGGCCGAAGCACGCAAATTCGTTTTGCACCGCGACTATCCGGACCTGGATATTAATTTAATGAGAATCATCCTGATCGACGCAGGCCCCCGGGTACTGTCCGCCTTCTCGGAAAAATCATCGGAAGATGTACAAAAGCACCTGGAGAAACTTCATGTGGAAATCCTGTTAAACTCTACAGTCAAATCCTATTATAATAATATTCTTACGCTTGAAGACGGTACGGAAATTACCACCGCCAATGTTTTCTGGGTAGCAGGCGTTAAGGCAAACAGTCTGTTGGGATTCAAAGAAACCGATTACGGCCGGGGAAACAGATTGAAAGTAGACGAATTCAACCGGGTGATAAACTATAAAAACATTTTTGCATTAGGAGATACCGCATTGATGTCTACCGCCGATTATCCTAACGGTCATCCCCAGGTAGTACAGCCGGCAATTCAACAAGCAAGCCATCTGGTCAAAAACATACAAAACATGGAAAAGGGAAAATTCCTGGAACCATTCAAATACCACAATAAAGGCTCTATGGCCACGATCGGGAGAAATGCAGCCGTCCTGGAAATCAAGAATTTCAGAATGAGCGGATTCTTTGCCTGGGTTATCTGGCTTTTTATCCATCTGATGAGTATTCTCGGAGTAAAGAACAAATTGATTGTCATGCTGGATTGGACGTGGAGTTACTTTACCTATGACCAATCTTTACGCCTGCTATTCAAAGTCCAAAACAGACGACAGAGATAA
- a CDS encoding dicarboxylate/amino acid:cation symporter — MYKKKYSFSIPLYLQILLGMIAGIIIGIIALKLEGGRFVNHWVQPWGQVFIRLLQLIAVPLVFISLVKGVMGLQDISRFSKIGGRTILIYLCTTVVAVSIGLSLGVLIKPGNFFNREKAASMQKNYQTVVAQKKAEAAQVKDEGPLQFLNDIIPDNFVKAAGNNGKMLQVIFFAILFGIAALGIEKTKIVPIAELFDSLYDIILKMVDYIILFAPYGVAALMAGLVVDFAGDVSMFGALMVYAGTVILGMALLMLVFYPLLIHFFSKVKMKHFIKSMYPVQLLAFTTSSSAATLPVTMETVEKELGISNEVASFVLPVGTTINMDGTSCYQAIAVLFISQVIGIDLSFSQLLTIVFMTVVSSIGTPAIPGGSYVILTMVLSSVGIPAEGLALILGIDRPLDMLRTSVNVTGDATVSAMVER; from the coding sequence ATGTATAAAAAGAAATATAGTTTTTCTATTCCTTTATATCTGCAAATATTATTGGGGATGATTGCAGGTATCATTATCGGAATTATTGCACTGAAATTAGAAGGAGGACGATTCGTTAACCATTGGGTGCAGCCTTGGGGACAGGTTTTCATCCGCTTACTTCAACTGATTGCTGTTCCGCTTGTATTTATTTCTTTGGTAAAAGGGGTGATGGGTTTACAAGATATCAGCCGTTTTTCTAAAATAGGCGGACGTACGATACTTATATATTTATGTACTACGGTTGTTGCGGTCAGTATCGGTTTAAGCCTGGGGGTATTGATAAAACCCGGTAATTTTTTCAATAGGGAAAAGGCTGCAAGCATGCAGAAAAACTATCAAACCGTGGTTGCCCAGAAAAAAGCGGAAGCTGCGCAAGTAAAAGATGAAGGTCCTTTACAATTCTTGAATGATATTATTCCGGATAATTTTGTTAAAGCGGCTGGAAATAACGGAAAAATGTTACAGGTAATATTCTTTGCGATCCTTTTCGGTATTGCGGCTTTAGGTATTGAGAAGACGAAAATTGTTCCGATAGCTGAGTTGTTCGATTCGTTATATGATATCATTTTGAAAATGGTAGATTATATTATCCTTTTCGCTCCTTATGGTGTGGCTGCTTTAATGGCGGGGCTGGTTGTCGATTTTGCGGGGGATGTAAGTATGTTCGGGGCCTTGATGGTGTATGCGGGAACCGTAATTTTAGGGATGGCGTTGTTGATGTTAGTGTTTTATCCTTTACTTATCCATTTTTTCAGTAAAGTAAAAATGAAGCATTTTATTAAGTCGATGTACCCGGTCCAATTATTGGCATTTACTACCAGTTCGAGTGCAGCCACGCTTCCGGTAACGATGGAAACCGTAGAGAAAGAGCTGGGTATTTCCAACGAGGTGGCTTCGTTCGTGTTGCCTGTAGGAACTACCATCAATATGGACGGAACCAGTTGTTATCAAGCAATTGCCGTATTATTTATTTCCCAGGTGATAGGGATCGACCTCTCTTTTTCGCAGTTGCTGACTATTGTATTTATGACCGTAGTTTCTTCTATCGGTACGCCTGCCATTCCGGGAGGAAGTTATGTAATCCTGACGATGGTACTGTCTTCCGTAGGGATTCCTGCCGAGGGGTTGGCTTTAATATTGGGGATCGACCGTCCTTTGGACATGTTGCGTACTTCTGTGAATGTAACGGGCGATGCTACTGTGTCGGCTATGGTTGAAAGATAA
- a CDS encoding DJ-1 family glyoxalase III, whose product MKEAFLFLATGFEEIEALGTVDILRRGGIRVMTVSIMGDIKVMGAHNVPVIADYVFEDADFTHADALILPGGIPGSNHLNTCTRLKELIIQKNKEGILLGAVCAGPMVLGGLGLLKGRKACCFPNFEPTMIGAIPTDNGVEVDGNIITAKGPGFVFDFGLTLLKLLKGEEIASEVAAALLVPDKI is encoded by the coding sequence ATGAAAGAAGCATTCTTATTTTTAGCTACCGGCTTCGAAGAAATCGAAGCATTAGGAACAGTCGATATCTTGCGCCGGGGAGGTATCCGGGTAATGACTGTTTCCATTATGGGAGACATAAAAGTAATGGGAGCACATAACGTTCCCGTAATTGCTGATTATGTTTTTGAAGACGCGGATTTTACTCACGCGGATGCATTAATCTTACCTGGGGGAATACCGGGAAGTAATCATTTAAATACCTGTACGCGGCTAAAAGAACTCATTATCCAAAAAAATAAAGAAGGTATCTTGTTAGGAGCTGTGTGCGCAGGCCCGATGGTATTAGGCGGATTAGGGTTGCTAAAAGGGCGTAAAGCTTGTTGTTTCCCCAACTTCGAACCTACTATGATAGGTGCTATCCCCACAGACAACGGCGTAGAAGTAGATGGCAATATTATAACAGCCAAGGGTCCCGGCTTTGTTTTCGACTTCGGACTTACGTTACTAAAATTATTAAAAGGCGAAGAAATCGCATCGGAAGTAGCCGCAGCGTTGTTAGTACCGGATAAAATATAA
- a CDS encoding PAS domain-containing hybrid sensor histidine kinase/response regulator, whose translation MNTYENFTKSQLIDRIKELEMQQNIPQNEERDVLNDMESFAVSTDEIYSFDLSGHLIYANQLAIDHYQLKKPYQPYTIWGITEDIAETDWPDFVNNIQTKKMVRLQTIHTFFSGEKVPFEVSAYWVKDWKYGEMIVCFAHDISESLSNLRKTNFLNLLMNTILSNIFVIIGVKELFDNFKYIYFNKAAEEFMGLDANKVIGNSDFEIFPDPRRAHEIRTEDYSTIKNGRTEKAMVEYEKPNGEVRIVNMTRLLIKNPDEGASPLLLVMLWDITEQRQNELDLLKAQEADKMKNAFIANMSHEIRTPLNALVGFSCLLAETENANERQEYLSIINKNSDLLLQLINDILDFSKIESGTLDYHISEVELKNICQAVYVTQSLKMTTDVALLFNAESLPSVRLYTDAQRLEQVLLNLLTNAIKCTTQGFVMLSYEVEEEFVRVSVTDTGSGIPREKQQSIFNRFVKLDNFKQGTGLGLAICKMIIEKLGGEIGVKSQVGMGSTFWFTLPLQEQETTAILKEKDTSSPIVPEDALPGQYTVLIAEDVLENYLLLQAILKKQYRLLHAINGQKAVELYHQYQPDLILMDIKMPVMNGFEAVAEIRKVSKEIPIIALTAFAYETEKKEAMNADFTDYLVKPVDIPLLKQKLKYYLNN comes from the coding sequence ATGAACACATACGAAAACTTTACCAAAAGCCAATTGATCGACCGAATCAAAGAACTGGAAATGCAACAAAACATTCCACAAAATGAAGAAAGAGATGTTCTAAACGACATGGAAAGCTTTGCAGTTTCTACAGACGAAATTTATTCGTTCGATTTATCCGGGCATTTAATATATGCCAACCAGCTTGCTATAGACCACTATCAATTAAAAAAACCGTACCAACCATATACAATCTGGGGAATAACCGAAGACATTGCAGAAACAGACTGGCCCGACTTTGTAAATAACATACAAACGAAGAAAATGGTACGCCTCCAAACAATACATACCTTCTTCTCCGGAGAAAAAGTACCTTTCGAAGTTTCCGCATATTGGGTAAAAGACTGGAAATACGGAGAAATGATTGTCTGCTTCGCCCATGATATCAGCGAAAGTCTAAGCAACCTGCGAAAAACCAATTTCCTCAACCTCCTGATGAATACCATCCTTTCTAACATATTTGTAATCATCGGCGTAAAAGAACTATTCGATAACTTCAAATACATCTATTTCAATAAGGCAGCAGAAGAATTTATGGGACTGGACGCTAACAAAGTAATCGGCAACTCGGACTTTGAAATATTTCCCGACCCTCGCCGGGCACATGAAATCAGGACCGAAGACTACTCCACCATAAAAAACGGCCGCACTGAAAAAGCAATGGTCGAATACGAAAAACCAAACGGCGAAGTACGTATTGTTAACATGACCCGCCTGTTAATAAAGAACCCCGATGAAGGAGCTTCTCCCCTCCTGTTAGTAATGCTCTGGGACATTACCGAACAACGGCAAAATGAATTGGACTTACTGAAAGCCCAGGAAGCCGATAAAATGAAAAATGCATTTATCGCCAACATGAGCCACGAAATACGCACCCCCCTAAACGCACTGGTCGGCTTCTCATGCCTGTTAGCCGAAACCGAAAATGCAAATGAACGCCAGGAATACCTTTCCATCATTAATAAAAACAGTGACCTGCTACTCCAACTTATCAACGATATCCTGGACTTCTCCAAAATAGAATCCGGGACATTAGATTATCACATCTCGGAAGTAGAACTAAAAAACATTTGCCAGGCTGTATACGTTACCCAATCGCTAAAAATGACGACAGACGTAGCCCTCCTGTTTAATGCGGAAAGTTTGCCGTCAGTACGGCTCTATACGGATGCCCAACGGCTGGAACAAGTGCTGTTGAACCTACTGACCAACGCCATTAAATGCACTACCCAAGGTTTCGTTATGTTATCATACGAAGTAGAAGAAGAATTTGTACGGGTATCCGTAACAGATACAGGCTCCGGAATCCCTAGGGAGAAACAGCAAAGCATATTCAACCGATTCGTTAAACTAGATAACTTCAAGCAAGGAACCGGGCTGGGATTAGCCATATGCAAAATGATAATAGAAAAATTAGGAGGCGAGATAGGAGTGAAATCACAAGTAGGCATGGGCTCCACTTTTTGGTTTACCCTGCCGTTACAAGAACAAGAAACCACCGCTATATTAAAAGAAAAAGATACCTCCTCTCCCATTGTCCCCGAAGATGCCCTTCCCGGCCAATACACAGTATTAATTGCAGAAGACGTATTAGAAAACTACTTGCTGTTACAAGCCATCCTAAAAAAACAATATCGTTTATTACATGCTATAAACGGACAAAAAGCCGTAGAATTATACCATCAGTATCAGCCTGACCTGATATTAATGGATATCAAGATGCCTGTAATGAACGGATTCGAAGCCGTGGCGGAAATCAGAAAAGTATCGAAAGAGATTCCGATTATAGCTCTAACGGCTTTTGCTTATGAAACAGAAAAAAAAGAAGCGATGAACGCAGACTTTACAGATTATCTGGTAAAACCTGTCGACATCCCGTTATTAAAACAAAAACTCAAATACTATTTAAATAATTAA
- the ilvC gene encoding ketol-acid reductoisomerase, whose amino-acid sequence MAIMNFGGVDENVVTREEFPLDKAREILKDETIAVIGYGVQGPGQSLNLRDNGFNVIVGQRKGGKTWEKAVADGWVPGETLFDIEEACERGTIIQYLLSDAAQIEVWPRIKKYLTPGKALYFSHGFGITYKERTHIIPPADIDVILVAPKGSGTSLRRMFLQGRGLNSSYAIFQDATGRAWDRVIALGIGVGSGYLFETTFKKEVYSDLTGERGTLMGAIQGLLLAQYETLRENGHAPSEAFNETVEELTQSLMPLFAENGMDWMYANCSTTAQRGALDWMGPFHDAVKPVFEKLYSEVACGNEAQRSIDTNSKPDYREGLEKELAALRESEMWRAGAVVRKLRPENN is encoded by the coding sequence ATGGCAATCATGAATTTTGGCGGTGTTGACGAAAACGTTGTAACCCGCGAAGAATTTCCTTTAGACAAAGCAAGAGAAATATTGAAAGACGAAACCATCGCCGTAATCGGTTACGGCGTGCAAGGCCCCGGCCAAAGTCTGAACCTCCGTGACAACGGCTTCAACGTAATTGTTGGCCAACGCAAAGGCGGAAAGACTTGGGAAAAAGCCGTTGCCGACGGTTGGGTTCCGGGCGAAACCCTTTTCGATATCGAAGAGGCCTGCGAAAGAGGTACCATCATTCAATACCTTCTTTCCGACGCCGCACAGATCGAAGTATGGCCAAGAATCAAAAAATATCTTACCCCCGGAAAAGCCCTTTACTTTTCTCACGGATTCGGTATCACCTACAAAGAACGCACACACATTATCCCCCCTGCCGACATAGACGTGATTCTGGTTGCACCCAAAGGATCGGGTACCAGCTTACGCCGCATGTTCCTTCAAGGACGCGGCTTGAACTCGAGCTATGCCATCTTCCAGGATGCTACGGGACGTGCATGGGACCGTGTGATTGCATTAGGTATCGGCGTTGGTTCCGGTTATTTGTTTGAAACCACCTTCAAGAAAGAAGTGTATTCCGACCTTACCGGAGAACGCGGTACATTAATGGGAGCCATCCAAGGCCTGCTGTTAGCTCAATACGAAACATTACGGGAAAACGGACACGCTCCTTCCGAAGCTTTCAACGAAACCGTAGAAGAGTTGACACAATCGTTAATGCCCCTGTTCGCAGAAAACGGGATGGATTGGATGTACGCAAACTGCTCTACCACTGCCCAACGCGGTGCATTAGATTGGATGGGCCCGTTCCACGATGCCGTAAAACCCGTATTCGAAAAACTGTATAGCGAAGTAGCCTGCGGAAACGAAGCTCAACGCTCTATCGATACGAATAGCAAACCGGATTACCGCGAAGGCCTGGAAAAAGAACTTGCCGCCCTTCGTGAAAGCGAAATGTGGAGAGCCGGAGCTGTAGTACGTAAACTTCGTCCGGAAAACAACTAA
- a CDS encoding acyl-[acyl-carrier-protein] thioesterase, translating into MEKIGTFDFVTESYLLDFRGRLPLPMIGNYLLHCAGEHARQKGFGFNDMSERSCAWVLSRIAIEMTQYPTMSEPITIRTWVEDVGRLFTNRCFALLDKEGNNIGYARSIWAAIDLETRKPSDLTGIGKLEEYVTNQPCPIDKPGKILPAETGTEGEPYLVRYSDLDVNGHFNSIKYIEHILNLFDIDTFREKEISRFEISYVAEGRYGMQLSLHKKETAPDRYITSICDTEGKAICRAAITWKQNSY; encoded by the coding sequence ATGGAGAAGATAGGAACATTTGACTTCGTTACGGAATCGTACCTGCTCGACTTCCGGGGACGGTTACCCCTGCCCATGATAGGCAACTACCTGCTGCATTGCGCAGGAGAACACGCCCGGCAGAAAGGATTCGGGTTCAACGACATGTCCGAACGAAGCTGCGCCTGGGTATTGTCACGCATCGCCATTGAAATGACCCAATACCCTACCATGTCCGAACCCATCACCATCCGCACCTGGGTAGAAGACGTAGGCCGTTTGTTTACCAACCGTTGCTTTGCCCTGCTGGACAAAGAAGGGAACAACATAGGATACGCCCGCTCGATCTGGGCAGCTATCGACCTGGAAACCCGCAAACCTTCCGACCTTACCGGAATAGGGAAACTGGAAGAATACGTAACCAATCAACCCTGTCCCATCGACAAACCCGGCAAAATACTCCCCGCCGAAACAGGAACCGAAGGAGAACCGTACCTGGTACGATATAGTGACCTGGACGTAAACGGACATTTCAACAGCATCAAATACATAGAACATATACTGAACTTGTTCGATATAGACACATTCAGAGAGAAAGAAATAAGCCGTTTCGAAATAAGCTACGTGGCGGAAGGCCGGTACGGCATGCAACTCTCCCTGCATAAAAAAGAAACAGCTCCCGACCGATACATTACTTCCATCTGCGACACGGAAGGAAAAGCCATCTGCCGGGCAGCCATAACATGGAAACAGAATAGTTATTAG
- the ilvN gene encoding acetolactate synthase small subunit has protein sequence MTEKKLYTVIIFSENTVGLLNQITIIFTRRQLNIETLSVSPSAIKGIHKFTITTFSDQDTIDKVVKQIDKRVDILKAYYNTDEDLVYQEIALYKLSTEAFIKMGTVEELIRKYNARILEMNEACVVLEKNGHYEETQALFRELSETIGVLQFIRSGRIAITKSKVERLSDMLADMNAKLQRNHGEDRNI, from the coding sequence ATGACAGAAAAGAAACTATACACCGTTATCATATTTTCAGAAAACACCGTAGGGCTTCTGAACCAAATCACCATTATATTCACCCGCCGGCAACTCAATATCGAAACATTATCCGTATCACCCTCGGCTATCAAAGGAATCCATAAATTCACCATTACAACCTTTTCCGACCAGGATACCATCGATAAAGTAGTAAAACAGATAGACAAACGGGTAGATATCCTAAAAGCATACTACAACACGGACGAAGACCTGGTATATCAGGAAATCGCACTCTACAAACTAAGCACGGAAGCATTCATCAAAATGGGAACCGTAGAAGAACTGATCCGCAAATACAACGCACGCATCCTCGAAATGAACGAAGCATGCGTAGTACTGGAAAAGAACGGCCATTACGAAGAAACACAAGCCCTCTTCCGCGAACTCAGCGAAACCATCGGCGTGCTCCAATTTATCCGTTCCGGACGCATTGCAATCACCAAATCGAAAGTAGAACGCCTGAGCGACATGCTGGCCGATATGAATGCTAAACTACAAAGAAACCATGGAGAAGATAGGAACATTTGA